From the Lactobacillus sp. PV034 genome, the window TTTTTCAGATAAATAATCTATTGTACCCAAATCAATAAATTTGTCGCCATTATACATTGCATACTCAATCATTGCTATTTTTCCTTTTCAGGTTCATCTAACAATTCAGTTTGAACACTGGTTAAATCAACAACTAAATCATTTTCTGCAATTTTACTCAATTGGTTTAAATCAATTTGTTGTGCGTCAGCAGTTAAATTAATAGTTACTAATGAGCCTTTAACTTTAAAGTTTTCAATATCTGAATTAAAAGTAACTTTTCTACCTGTTAATTGTTTATTCATTGTTATTTACCTCGTTTTTATTTATTTAAATTATCTATTGTTTGTTTTAGTGCTTTAACGCAATCAAATACGTTTAAATGCTCCATTCCCCAGTGCATAGTATCGAAACCTGCATATAAATCGTTATCAGATACAACTTGCAATTGATCTAGAAATGTCATTCCTCCTGGGAATGGGTCAAATGCTGATAGAAATTGTGAATCATTAGCCATAATTGGATATTTAGCATTATCTTCTGACAATAATTGAACATAGCCAGTAAACCAGCCCCTCATATTATCTGAAGGGTAGAATTTTTTAATTAATATATTTCTTCCCCTATATTTTTCCCAAAATACAATCCGTATTTCATCCATCACATCGTGCTCACTTTCCAGATAAATAGAGCTAAGACCGATAGTGCTATTACTGCACAACCGAAATTAACTAAATCGAATTTATTCATCGGTATCCTCTCCGAATTTACGTCCACACATCGGACAGTATTTAATTTCTGCCGTTACATCTTCAAAAGTTTCAATCCAATAGGTTCCATTGTCTGTATCATAAACAATTGCAGATTCACCATAGCGGTCTTCCCACTTTTTACCTCTTAACCATGTTTCTTCTGGTTCATCAGCTTTATTAAACGTGCAATACTCGCATTTAGTTTTCATAAACAGGCATATCCTTTCCACTCTAGAAATATAATTTGCTGCATGTTTAATATCAATAACTTTATGATTCTTGATAAAATCGTTAATTTCTTCGTTAATATTCTCGAAATCATTCTCAAAAATTTTCACTTTCATTTTTCTACTCCTAAATTTAACTAGACCAATTTTGTTTACCACTTTTTAGGTGTTATATTAAACCAATCTTCAATAAAAATTTGAATTTGCTCATCTGAATAGCCTGCTTCTTCGGCAATTTCAATAACTTCTTCTTTGCTATATGCACCTTGTAAATATTCCACGCTTACACCAAAGAATTTTGCTAATTTATTCCATGTTTCATTAGTTGGGGTGTTTAAACCTTTTTCCCATCTAGAAAAAGTGGCATAAGTTGGAGCCTTTTTTGAGTGAGTACCATTAGTGAACGTAAATTTATTAAATTCGTGAGCTAGCTCTTTTTGAGAAAGTCCTTTTTTCTTTCTTAATTGCTTAATTCTATTCATAATTCGTCCGCTAAATGTAACAGTAAAAATCCGCTTGCTGTCACGCTTTTTATCCTTACTCTATCAAGAGGTTTGCCTGTGTTGTGAACAGTAGAACAGTAAAATCGGGGTCGCCTTTATATAGGCACGCTTACTACTATATATACTTATATATAAATATTTTATTAATAAATATATATATTACTGTCACTAGTACTTAGTAACACTGGCATATCAACATTTGTCGTGTTGACAGTTAGTGTTTATTTACTGTTACTTAACTGTCACTTTTCTTTAAAAAACCTCTTACAACTTTTCCTTCAACCCTTTTTCTTGCTCCGACATCGTAACCAAGATGCTCCATGTAATATCTAATGCTTCGTGCATCTTTACTATTTCTACCAAGAGCATCTTTATCAGAAAATAATGAGAATGCTAATTCTTGATTAGTAATAAATTCAGTATCTTTATATTTATTTTCAAGAATCGACATTAGTTCTTCTTCAAGACCAGTAGTATAGATAAATTGCGTCTTATTATCTTCTAATAATTGTTCTTGATGTTCAGTTAATAGGAATGGATCTTGAGCAATCTTGTATAAATGAACTGCTTCACCCCAAAGCTTCTTTACATACTCATCTGTTAAATCTGAAACTGGACTTTTTTCCTGCTTTTTAGGATTAACATAAATTGAAATAAATCTTCTATCTCCAGAGCGATCTTTCAAGTGCCTAACTTCATTAGTGGTACGGGCAATAACAAAGCTTTTTGCAAATCTAACTGTTTTTCTTGCGTAACTTTTACGATATTCAAAAGTCTGCATAGTGATGAATTTTTTCAATTCTTCTGGTGATGCGGCATTTGATGCAGTCATTTCATCATCATTGACAATCAAAGCATTCTTCATGACTTCAAAATCATCTTTTTGCTTGAAGGTATTAAACTGGTCGGTATATAACCCGAGTGGTGCTATTTTCTGTAATAATGATGTTTTACCAGTCCCTTGGCCACCTACTAAATCCAAAACATAATCAAATTTAGTTGTAGGATCATATACCTTAGCTACAGCGCCCATGAACCATAATCTTGTAATTAAAGCCGTGGTTTCATTCTTTTCTGCACCTAAATAGGTTGGGAAAAAATTATCTAATCTGTGT encodes:
- a CDS encoding VapE domain-containing protein, giving the protein MADDKKKVIKINKEAADVVRNNENKRSPFELTRDGGLKTTSVKNVVLILQNDPKLVGLFKFNEFTQEVDVVKDVKLETSLGTIEISKGQYTDQVINSIELYIESNPTYVGATFKNSVIDQGITNVAYMNSYNPVVDYMDDACKHWDEKHRLDNFFPTYLGAEKNETTALITRLWFMGAVAKVYDPTTKFDYVLDLVGGQGTGKTSLLQKIAPLGLYTDQFNTFKQKDDFEVMKNALIVNDDEMTASNAASPEELKKFITMQTFEYRKSYARKTVRFAKSFVIARTTNEVRHLKDRSGDRRFISIYVNPKKQEKSPVSDLTDEYVKKLWGEAVHLYKIAQDPFLLTEHQEQLLEDNKTQFIYTTGLEEELMSILENKYKDTEFITNQELAFSLFSDKDALGRNSKDARSIRYYMEHLGYDVGARKRVEGKVVRGFLKKSDS
- a CDS encoding helix-turn-helix transcriptional regulator yields the protein MNRIKQLRKKKGLSQKELAHEFNKFTFTNGTHSKKAPTYATFSRWEKGLNTPTNETWNKLAKFFGVSVEYLQGAYSKEEVIEIAEEAGYSDEQIQIFIEDWFNITPKKW